A section of the Humulus lupulus chromosome 2, drHumLupu1.1, whole genome shotgun sequence genome encodes:
- the LOC133814406 gene encoding uncharacterized protein LOC133814406 has product MNLLRLNKVGIAAILENKLKGEKVGEMVERFCCGWDFHNSLITEGLIGSLEEGLCEEERAGLWNGLAGVNFPVKPWILAQSWIAPLKSSRSKYTWSNNQDGGDRVYSKIDHVFVNEDWIDSFPNTEADFQWEVISDHCFCLVKSHQLGNLGRKPFRFFNMWTHHSKFEETVL; this is encoded by the exons ATGAATCTCTTAAGATTGAATAAGGTGGGAATTGCTGCCATTTTAGAAAATAAATTGAAAGGGGAGAAAGTAGGGGAAATGGTGGAGAGATTTTGTTGTGGTTGGGACTTTCATAATAGTTTAATCACAGAAGGGCTTATTGGTTCTTTGGAGGAAGGACTTTGTGAAG AGGAAAGGGCTGGCTTATGGAATGGGCTTGCTGGTGTAAATTTTCCAGTTAAGCCTTGGATT CTAGCTCAAAGTTGGATTGCTCCTCTTAAGAGTTCAAGATCCAAATATACTTGGTCTAATAATCAAGATGGAGGTGATCGAGTTTATTCTAAAATCGATCATGTCTTCGTCAATGAGGACTGGATCGATTCCTTTCCTAACACTGAAGCTGATTTCCAATGGGAGGTGATCTCGGATCACTGCTTTTGCCTTGTGAAGTCTCATCAGCTGGGAAATCTAGGAAGGAAACCTTTTAGGTTTTTCAATATGTGGACTCACCATAGCAAATTTGAGGAAACTGTTTTGTAG